The following are from one region of the Streptomyces rubrogriseus genome:
- a CDS encoding SDR family NAD(P)-dependent oxidoreductase, whose product MTTTLITGANKGLGFETARRLLAAGHTVYAAARDPERGRRAAEELGARPLVLDVTDDASVAAAVRTVTAGGGLDVLVNNAGIEQRGEHNSVTGAEGTTADLLRTVFETNVFGVVRVTHAFLPLLRRSAAPVVVNVSSGLASLTGLTSPGSPGYGYPGLAYPASKTAVNALTVQYAKAFPKMRINAVEPGFTATDLNGNTGTQTVAEGAEVIVRMARLGPDGPTGGYFDAAGPLAW is encoded by the coding sequence ATGACGACCACACTGATCACCGGAGCCAACAAGGGCCTCGGCTTCGAGACGGCCCGCCGCCTCCTCGCCGCGGGCCACACCGTCTACGCCGCCGCCCGCGACCCCGAGCGCGGCCGCCGCGCCGCCGAGGAACTGGGCGCGCGGCCCCTCGTCCTCGACGTCACCGACGACGCCTCCGTCGCCGCCGCCGTGCGGACCGTGACGGCCGGCGGCGGCCTCGACGTACTGGTCAACAACGCCGGCATCGAGCAGCGCGGCGAGCACAACTCCGTGACCGGGGCCGAGGGCACGACCGCGGACCTGCTGCGCACCGTCTTCGAGACCAACGTCTTCGGCGTGGTGCGGGTGACCCACGCGTTCCTGCCGCTGCTGCGCCGCTCCGCCGCGCCCGTCGTGGTCAACGTGAGCAGCGGCCTGGCCTCCCTGACGGGGCTCACGTCGCCGGGGAGCCCGGGGTACGGCTACCCGGGCCTCGCCTACCCGGCGTCCAAGACCGCGGTCAACGCGCTGACCGTGCAGTACGCGAAGGCGTTCCCCAAGATGCGGATCAACGCGGTCGAGCCGGGCTTCACCGCGACCGACCTGAACGGCAACACCGGTACGCAGACCGTGGCCGAGGGCGCCGAGGTGATCGTCCGGATGGCCCGGCTGGGCCCGGACGGACCGACCGGAGGCTACTTCGACGCGGCGGGCCCGCTGGCCTGGTAG
- a CDS encoding FAD-dependent oxidoreductase codes for MPILEEPHESRTVTLPPRPARLGGRCDVLVVGGGPAGFAAAVGAADAGADTVLVERYGFLGGNATAALVMPLMSFHNEHKQAAFTEAGDTSRLLPTDHGEGEPVVAGVLWQLLDRLMGRGGCLPPSPKTGYTVPFDPELFKFCLLEMADESGVRMLFHSFASGALPLDDGSGRRVVFETKSGPVVIDAGVVVDGTGDGDVAAACGAPYEIGRQEDGLVQPMTLMFRVADFARPDFAAYVREHPDQWRGVHGLWDLIEEARQNGELRLPREDILFFATPHPHEVAVNSTRVNRVLGTSVWDLTRAEYTARHQLAEIDRFLRTRVPGFEQSYVVQSGTHIGVRESRRVLGDYQLTGHDILAARTFPDVIAHGAYPVDIHNPRGSGTVLKRVPRGSFYDIPLRCLLPRDTDRLLVAGRCISGTHVAHSSYRVMPIAMATGHAAGVCAALTVRHGSGPRGLPYRLVQRELLRQGARLRTEPH; via the coding sequence ATGCCGATCCTGGAAGAGCCCCACGAGTCCCGCACCGTCACCCTGCCGCCCCGCCCGGCCCGGCTCGGGGGCCGCTGCGACGTCCTGGTGGTGGGCGGCGGCCCGGCCGGCTTCGCGGCCGCGGTCGGCGCGGCCGACGCCGGGGCCGACACCGTGCTGGTGGAGCGGTACGGCTTCCTCGGCGGCAACGCGACCGCGGCGCTGGTGATGCCGCTGATGTCGTTCCACAACGAGCACAAGCAGGCCGCGTTCACCGAGGCCGGGGACACCTCGCGGCTGCTGCCCACCGACCACGGCGAGGGCGAGCCGGTGGTCGCGGGCGTCCTGTGGCAGTTGCTCGACCGGCTGATGGGGCGCGGTGGCTGTCTGCCGCCCTCCCCGAAGACCGGGTACACGGTCCCCTTCGATCCGGAGCTGTTCAAGTTCTGTCTGCTCGAGATGGCGGACGAGTCGGGGGTGCGGATGCTGTTCCACTCCTTCGCCTCCGGCGCGCTGCCGCTGGACGACGGCTCGGGCCGGCGGGTGGTGTTCGAGACCAAGTCGGGGCCGGTGGTGATCGACGCCGGGGTCGTCGTGGACGGCACGGGCGACGGCGACGTGGCGGCGGCCTGCGGGGCGCCGTACGAGATCGGGCGGCAGGAGGACGGGCTGGTGCAGCCCATGACGCTGATGTTCCGCGTCGCCGACTTCGCCCGGCCGGACTTCGCCGCGTACGTGCGCGAGCACCCGGACCAGTGGCGGGGTGTGCACGGACTGTGGGACCTGATCGAGGAGGCCAGGCAGAACGGCGAACTGCGGCTGCCGCGCGAGGACATCCTCTTCTTCGCGACCCCGCACCCGCACGAGGTCGCCGTCAACAGCACGCGGGTGAACCGGGTCCTCGGCACCAGCGTCTGGGACCTCACCCGCGCCGAGTACACGGCCCGGCACCAACTGGCGGAGATCGACCGCTTCCTGCGCACCCGCGTGCCCGGGTTCGAGCAGTCGTACGTGGTGCAGAGCGGCACCCACATCGGCGTGCGGGAGAGCCGGCGGGTGCTCGGCGACTACCAGCTGACCGGTCACGACATCCTGGCGGCGCGCACCTTCCCGGACGTGATCGCGCACGGCGCCTATCCGGTCGACATCCACAACCCGCGCGGCTCCGGCACCGTCCTCAAGCGCGTGCCGCGGGGCAGTTTCTACGACATCCCGCTGCGCTGTCTGCTGCCCCGGGACACCGACCGGCTGCTGGTGGCGGGGCGGTGCATCTCAGGGACGCACGTGGCGCACTCCTCGTACCGGGTGATGCCCATCGCCATGGCCACCGGTCACGCGGCCGGGGTGTGCGCGGCGCTGACCGTACGGCACGGCAGCGGGCCCCGCGGCCTGCCCTACCGGCTGGTGCAGCGGGAACTGCTCCGGCAGGGGGCCCGGCTGCGGACGGAGCCGCACTAG
- a CDS encoding PPC domain-containing DNA-binding protein — MKWQQVQEGPSAVYVVVLDQGEDAVAELTAFARDRSLGASQVTAVGAFSQAVVGWFDRQAKDYRHIPVREQCEVLSLLGDIAVADDGPTPHLHAVLGLSDGSTRGGHLLSGRVWPTLEVVVRDSPAELAKTHRPDIGLALIDLG, encoded by the coding sequence ATGAAGTGGCAGCAGGTCCAGGAGGGTCCGTCCGCGGTGTACGTGGTGGTGCTCGACCAGGGCGAGGACGCGGTCGCCGAGCTGACCGCCTTCGCCCGCGACCGGTCCCTGGGGGCCTCCCAGGTGACCGCCGTGGGCGCCTTCTCCCAGGCGGTCGTCGGCTGGTTCGACCGGCAGGCCAAGGACTACCGGCACATCCCGGTGCGGGAGCAGTGCGAGGTGCTGTCCCTGCTCGGGGACATCGCCGTCGCCGACGACGGACCCACCCCGCACCTGCACGCCGTACTGGGCCTGTCCGACGGCTCCACCCGCGGCGGCCACCTGCTGTCCGGCCGCGTCTGGCCGACGCTGGAGGTCGTCGTCCGGGACAGCCCGGCGGAGCTGGCCAAGACCCACCGCCCCGACATCGGCCTGGCCCTGATCGACCTCGGCTGA
- a CDS encoding CBS domain-containing protein, which produces MTRRIRDVMSPAAVAVEPMTTVARAARLMREEDVGDVLVTYDCDLFGVLTDRDIVLRSVADGRDPDATTVGAVCTPPPVVTLEPDDTTDRAAELMARHAVRRLPVVEHGGVPVGVVTLGDLAATDDPHSALADISRAAPGH; this is translated from the coding sequence ATGACACGGCGGATCCGAGACGTGATGTCACCGGCCGCGGTGGCCGTCGAGCCCATGACGACGGTGGCCCGGGCGGCCCGGCTGATGCGCGAGGAGGACGTCGGCGACGTCCTGGTGACCTACGACTGCGACCTGTTCGGCGTCCTCACCGACCGCGACATCGTGCTGCGCAGCGTCGCCGACGGACGGGACCCCGACGCCACCACGGTCGGCGCGGTGTGCACGCCCCCGCCGGTCGTCACCCTCGAACCCGACGACACCACCGACCGCGCGGCCGAGCTGATGGCCCGCCACGCCGTGCGCCGGCTCCCGGTCGTCGAGCACGGCGGTGTCCCGGTCGGCGTGGTCACCCTGGGCGACCTCGCGGCCACCGACGACCCGCACTCCGCGCTCGCGGACATCAGCCGGGCCGCACCCGGCCACTGA
- a CDS encoding alpha/beta fold hydrolase codes for MEPAIPGFTRERVTVADGVGLHVAVGGTGSPVVLLHGFPQTHLMWRHVAADLAADHTVICPDLRGYGASDKPADPDGTAYAKRAMAADVVALARELGHERFALAGHDRGALVAVRAGLDHPDAVTHLAALDVLPTLDMWDVLHGTTAAVGFHLYLMAQPPGLPEQLIGAAPDAFFGHFLDVWTRDPDALPADVRAAYLKASREAVPSIVADYRASAGVDVDHDRADRENGNRLRMPVTVLQQDWGAALGYDAAALWRAWAPDLRHETVGCGHFMAEEAPDEVAGALRELLTR; via the coding sequence GTGGAACCGGCCATTCCCGGCTTCACCCGCGAACGCGTGACGGTCGCCGACGGCGTCGGCCTGCACGTGGCCGTCGGCGGCACGGGCAGCCCGGTCGTGCTGCTGCACGGCTTCCCCCAGACCCACCTGATGTGGCGGCACGTCGCCGCCGACCTGGCGGCCGACCACACGGTCATCTGCCCCGACCTGCGCGGCTACGGCGCCAGCGACAAGCCCGCCGACCCGGACGGCACCGCGTACGCCAAGCGGGCCATGGCCGCCGACGTGGTCGCCCTGGCCCGGGAGCTGGGTCACGAGCGGTTCGCGCTGGCCGGTCACGACCGGGGCGCGCTGGTCGCGGTGCGCGCCGGGCTCGACCACCCCGACGCGGTGACGCACCTGGCCGCGCTGGACGTGCTGCCGACGCTGGACATGTGGGACGTCCTGCACGGCACGACGGCGGCGGTCGGCTTCCACCTGTATCTGATGGCACAGCCGCCGGGGCTGCCGGAGCAGCTGATCGGCGCCGCGCCGGACGCGTTCTTCGGTCACTTCCTCGACGTCTGGACCCGGGACCCGGACGCCCTGCCCGCCGACGTCCGCGCCGCCTACCTGAAGGCGTCCCGCGAGGCGGTGCCGTCCATCGTGGCCGACTACCGGGCCTCGGCCGGCGTCGACGTGGACCACGACCGGGCGGACCGGGAGAACGGCAACCGGCTCCGGATGCCGGTGACCGTGCTCCAGCAGGACTGGGGCGCCGCTCTCGGCTACGACGCCGCCGCGCTGTGGCGGGCGTGGGCCCCGGACCTGCGGCACGAGACCGTCGGGTGCGGGCACTTCATGGCGGAGGAGGCGCCGGACGAGGTCGCCGGGGCGCTGCGCGAGCTGCTCACCCGGTAG
- a CDS encoding TerC family protein, giving the protein MNVTLSVWLLTVAGLCVLVAADFFIGRKPHDVSLREAGIWTAVWVVLACLFGVGLLVYGGGGPGGEFFAGYLTEKSLSVDNLFVFVLIMAKFAVPSQYQQRVLMVGVLVALVLRAAFIAAGAAIISAFSWVFYVFGAFLIWTAWKLIQDARKDGHEQEYEENKLLKTIERRFGVADRYHGTRLWVEENGRRVMTPMLVVMLAIGFTDILFALDSIPAIYGLTQDPYIVFTANAFALMGLRQLYFLIGGLLKKLVHLSYGLSVILGFIGVKLVLHALHESGVHVPEIGIPFSLGFIVLVLAVTTATSLWATRRQERA; this is encoded by the coding sequence GTGAACGTCACCCTCAGCGTCTGGCTGCTGACCGTCGCGGGCCTGTGCGTCCTCGTCGCCGCCGACTTCTTCATCGGGCGCAAGCCGCACGACGTGTCCCTCCGGGAGGCCGGGATCTGGACGGCCGTCTGGGTGGTCCTGGCCTGCCTGTTCGGCGTGGGTCTGCTGGTGTACGGCGGCGGTGGGCCGGGCGGGGAGTTCTTCGCCGGGTACCTCACCGAGAAGTCGCTGAGCGTCGACAACCTCTTCGTCTTCGTCCTGATCATGGCGAAGTTCGCGGTGCCCTCGCAGTACCAGCAGCGGGTGCTGATGGTCGGCGTCCTGGTGGCGCTGGTGCTGCGGGCCGCCTTCATCGCGGCCGGCGCGGCGATCATCTCCGCCTTCTCCTGGGTCTTCTACGTCTTCGGCGCCTTCCTGATCTGGACCGCCTGGAAGCTCATCCAGGACGCCCGCAAGGACGGGCACGAGCAGGAGTACGAGGAGAACAAGCTGCTGAAGACGATCGAGCGCCGTTTCGGCGTCGCCGACCGCTACCACGGCACCCGGCTGTGGGTGGAGGAGAACGGCAGGCGGGTGATGACCCCGATGCTGGTCGTGATGCTCGCCATCGGGTTCACCGACATCCTCTTCGCCCTGGACTCCATCCCCGCCATCTACGGGCTGACCCAGGACCCGTACATCGTGTTCACGGCCAACGCGTTCGCCCTGATGGGCCTCAGGCAGCTGTACTTCCTCATCGGCGGTCTGCTGAAGAAGCTGGTGCACCTCTCCTACGGTCTGTCGGTCATCCTGGGCTTCATCGGCGTCAAGCTGGTGCTGCACGCCCTGCACGAGTCCGGCGTCCACGTGCCCGAGATCGGCATCCCCTTCTCGCTCGGGTTCATCGTGCTGGTCCTCGCGGTCACCACGGCGACCAGCCTGTGGGCCACACGGCGGCAGGAGCGGGCATGA
- a CDS encoding sigma-70 family RNA polymerase sigma factor: MAPTARTPTARTRDDRRATTRTARLRTRIPEPDEEPDLLGQYLTQIGATPLLTAEDEVRLATRIEAGVRAREELEAVDTGEPAPTPGRRRALEETVHDGQEAKDHMVRANLRLVVSMAKRHAHRGLPLLDVIQEGNLGLIRAVEKFDHTKGFKFSTYATWWIRQAIERGLATHARTVRLPVHVVEQLQKLAKVERKLRAGLDREPTTEEVSAESGIDVDKVVWLRRVGRDAVSLDTPVDETGDTVVGDLIPDTEVLRAPEVAEFQALAAELREAVGTLAPRESLILSLRYGLHDGRPRTLQQVAQHVGLTRERVRQLEKESLAHLRAPENRERLLDWAS; the protein is encoded by the coding sequence ATGGCGCCCACGGCACGCACACCGACGGCACGCACCCGGGACGACCGCCGCGCCACCACCCGCACCGCGCGGCTGCGCACCCGCATCCCCGAACCCGACGAGGAACCCGACCTGCTCGGCCAGTACCTGACCCAGATCGGGGCCACCCCCCTGCTGACCGCCGAGGACGAGGTACGGCTCGCCACCCGTATCGAGGCGGGAGTGCGGGCCAGGGAGGAACTGGAGGCCGTCGACACCGGCGAGCCCGCCCCCACGCCCGGGCGGCGGCGCGCACTGGAGGAGACCGTCCACGACGGCCAGGAGGCCAAGGACCACATGGTGCGGGCCAACCTGCGGCTCGTGGTGTCGATGGCCAAGCGCCACGCCCACCGGGGGCTGCCCCTCCTCGACGTCATCCAGGAGGGCAACCTCGGACTGATCCGGGCGGTGGAGAAGTTCGACCACACCAAGGGCTTCAAGTTCTCCACGTACGCCACCTGGTGGATCCGCCAGGCCATCGAACGGGGCCTGGCCACCCACGCCCGCACGGTACGGCTGCCGGTCCACGTCGTGGAGCAGCTCCAGAAGCTGGCCAAGGTGGAACGGAAGCTCCGCGCGGGCCTCGACCGGGAGCCGACCACCGAGGAGGTCTCAGCCGAGAGCGGCATCGACGTGGACAAGGTCGTCTGGCTGCGCAGGGTGGGCCGGGACGCGGTCAGCCTGGACACCCCCGTGGACGAGACCGGCGACACGGTCGTCGGCGACCTCATCCCCGACACCGAGGTGCTGCGCGCCCCGGAGGTCGCCGAGTTCCAGGCGCTCGCGGCGGAGTTGCGGGAGGCCGTCGGCACCCTCGCACCCCGCGAGTCCCTGATCCTCAGCCTGCGCTACGGGCTGCACGACGGCCGCCCCCGCACCCTGCAACAGGTCGCCCAGCACGTGGGCCTCACCCGCGAACGCGTCCGCCAGCTGGAGAAGGAGTCCCTGGCCCACCTGCGCGCCCCCGAGAACCGGGAACGCCTCCTCGACTGGGCGAGCTGA
- a CDS encoding polysaccharide pyruvyl transferase family protein, protein MTLRPSPPRPDRRGPRIGVLGSYGGFNTGDEAILTCVLGCLRARRPDAHLVVLSRNAEHTRAHHPDADEVVAWEGVSRNHVLDVLPGLDLLVLGGGGILYDGEARRYLRLVRAAQTRHVPTFAYAVGAGPLTDPEDRDAVRTVLAEMDDVVVRDEESRLVLEEVGLEREVAVTADPALLLAPEPFTEAMMRDEGIPSGTRLVGMSVREPGRAAEKLDEGDYHALLADVADFLVRRLDARVVFLPTERHDVRHAHAVLSHMTAPDQGRILHGDYSPGQVLGFMRHLDVAVGMRLHFVIFAALTGVPVLPLPYSGKVFDFARRLGAPALVGVAREQAGLLLAEVDRLWDEYPRRRDDLRDRMGELSAAARETCERCGALLDGIAAARGPGGVPAAGAGPYRAEPRPLNA, encoded by the coding sequence ATGACCCTTCGGCCCTCGCCTCCCCGCCCCGACCGCCGGGGCCCGCGCATCGGCGTGCTGGGTTCCTACGGCGGCTTCAACACCGGCGACGAGGCGATCCTGACCTGTGTGCTGGGCTGTCTGCGCGCCCGGCGGCCGGACGCGCACCTCGTCGTGCTGAGCCGGAACGCGGAGCACACCCGCGCCCACCACCCCGACGCCGACGAGGTGGTGGCCTGGGAGGGGGTGAGCCGCAACCACGTCCTCGACGTGCTGCCCGGCCTGGACCTGCTGGTACTGGGCGGCGGCGGCATCCTCTACGACGGCGAGGCGCGGCGCTATCTGCGGCTGGTGCGGGCCGCGCAGACCCGGCACGTGCCCACGTTCGCCTACGCCGTCGGCGCCGGGCCGCTCACGGACCCCGAGGACCGGGACGCGGTGCGCACGGTGCTGGCGGAGATGGACGACGTCGTCGTGCGGGACGAGGAGTCGCGGCTGGTGCTGGAGGAGGTCGGCCTGGAGCGGGAGGTCGCGGTGACCGCCGACCCGGCGCTCCTGCTGGCCCCGGAGCCGTTCACCGAGGCGATGATGCGCGACGAGGGCATCCCGTCCGGCACCCGGCTGGTGGGGATGTCGGTGCGCGAGCCGGGGCGGGCCGCCGAGAAGCTCGACGAGGGCGACTACCACGCGCTGCTCGCCGACGTCGCGGACTTCCTGGTCCGCCGGCTGGACGCGCGCGTGGTGTTCCTGCCGACGGAACGGCACGACGTACGGCACGCGCACGCCGTGCTGTCCCACATGACCGCCCCGGACCAGGGCCGCATCCTGCACGGCGACTACAGCCCGGGACAGGTCCTCGGCTTCATGCGCCATCTCGACGTGGCCGTGGGCATGCGCCTGCACTTCGTGATCTTCGCCGCGCTCACCGGCGTACCGGTGCTGCCGCTGCCGTACTCCGGCAAGGTCTTCGACTTCGCGCGCCGGCTCGGCGCCCCGGCGCTGGTGGGGGTGGCGCGGGAGCAGGCCGGGCTGCTGCTGGCGGAGGTGGACCGGCTGTGGGACGAGTACCCGCGGCGCCGGGACGACCTGCGGGACCGGATGGGCGAGCTGTCCGCGGCTGCGCGGGAGACCTGCGAGCGGTGCGGGGCCCTGCTCGACGGGATCGCTGCCGCACGCGGGCCGGGTGGCGTCCCCGCGGCGGGTGCGGGCCCGTACCGCGCCGAGCCGCGGCCGTTGAACGCCTGA
- a CDS encoding VOC family protein, with protein MSVEFNHTIVLSQDREKSAHFLASILGLEVGEPAGMFLPVTTANGVTLDFATVDIDIPVQHYAFLVSEDEFDGILARLVEGRIPIQADPPGRHPRRINRNDGGRGVYFSDPSGHGMEAFTRPYGSDPASPLNGVTEDVPGAC; from the coding sequence GTGTCAGTCGAGTTCAACCACACCATCGTTCTCTCCCAGGACAGGGAGAAGTCCGCCCACTTCCTCGCCTCGATCCTCGGTCTCGAGGTCGGCGAACCGGCCGGAATGTTTTTGCCCGTGACGACCGCCAACGGCGTCACCCTCGATTTCGCCACCGTCGACATCGACATCCCCGTGCAGCACTACGCGTTCCTCGTGTCCGAGGACGAGTTCGACGGCATCCTCGCCCGGCTCGTCGAGGGCCGGATCCCCATCCAGGCCGACCCGCCCGGCCGGCACCCGCGCCGGATCAACCGCAACGACGGCGGCCGGGGCGTGTACTTCAGCGACCCGTCCGGGCACGGCATGGAGGCCTTCACCCGCCCCTACGGCAGCGACCCGGCCTCGCCGCTGAACGGCGTCACCGAGGACGTGCCCGGGGCCTGCTGA
- a CDS encoding DUF6343 family protein, whose amino-acid sequence MSEPIHARSALRLRLLLSAVFVPLFLAGAVFFGVWAADTAPGDSPGRGMLVVVAVVCAALTMLAAADLLVVVRRLTSGRGPRSP is encoded by the coding sequence ATGAGCGAGCCGATCCACGCACGGAGCGCCCTGCGGCTGAGACTGCTGCTGTCGGCGGTCTTCGTGCCGCTGTTCCTCGCGGGCGCCGTGTTCTTCGGCGTGTGGGCCGCGGACACCGCCCCCGGCGACAGCCCCGGCCGCGGCATGCTCGTGGTCGTCGCCGTGGTGTGCGCGGCGCTCACCATGCTGGCGGCCGCCGACCTGCTGGTGGTGGTCCGCCGGCTGACCAGCGGACGCGGGCCCCGGAGCCCGTGA
- a CDS encoding MFS transporter, whose product MSGVTESGVVESDVVGGGSLGRRFGWLWGAYTVSTFGTRLAFDAFPLIAVMVLDAGPARVAALSAVGLAVGAVVAVPLGPWVEFRRKRPVMIATDLLRCAVLLSVPLAYALGRLGFAQLLVVSVVVAAADITFRAAAGSCLKALVRGPDLLRANGRFEATTWTAAMLGPPIGGAAIGLFGPVVTVAADAVSYLLSALGIRAIGGGEPYPRRAAANRLRAGDLLDGWRYVLASPALRPLFLNTVLVNGLIMATAPLLAVLMLGDLGFAPWQYALAFAVPCLGGLVGSRMAGPLVARFGEHRVLVTSGVLRVCWPVGLAFVGPGPGGLVLVMAVEFGLIASVGVYNPVYATRRLELTPADRVARTLSAWTVSGKLTTAALTALWGLLAGLTGTRTAVALAGVLLLATPLLLPRQPHPSAPSPSRPAADD is encoded by the coding sequence ATGTCGGGCGTGACGGAGTCGGGTGTGGTCGAGTCGGACGTGGTGGGCGGCGGGTCGTTGGGGCGGAGGTTCGGATGGCTGTGGGGTGCGTACACGGTCAGCACGTTCGGCACCCGGCTCGCCTTCGACGCCTTTCCGTTGATCGCGGTCATGGTGCTGGACGCCGGTCCGGCACGGGTGGCGGCGCTCTCTGCGGTCGGCCTCGCGGTGGGCGCGGTGGTGGCCGTGCCGCTCGGGCCGTGGGTGGAGTTCCGGCGCAAGCGGCCGGTGATGATCGCGACGGACCTGCTGCGGTGCGCGGTACTGCTGAGCGTGCCGCTCGCGTACGCCCTCGGCCGGCTCGGCTTCGCCCAGCTGCTGGTCGTGTCGGTCGTCGTCGCCGCGGCCGACATCACTTTCAGGGCCGCGGCCGGTTCCTGTCTCAAGGCGCTGGTACGAGGGCCGGACCTGCTGCGGGCCAACGGCCGGTTCGAGGCGACGACCTGGACCGCGGCCATGCTCGGACCGCCGATCGGCGGGGCCGCGATCGGGCTCTTCGGCCCGGTGGTGACGGTGGCGGCCGACGCGGTCAGCTATCTCCTCTCGGCGCTGGGCATTCGTGCGATCGGGGGCGGGGAGCCGTACCCGCGGCGCGCGGCGGCGAACCGGCTGCGCGCCGGTGACCTGCTGGACGGCTGGCGGTACGTGCTCGCCTCACCGGCCCTGCGTCCGCTGTTCCTCAACACGGTCCTGGTCAACGGTCTGATCATGGCGACGGCACCGCTGCTGGCCGTGCTCATGCTGGGCGACCTGGGTTTCGCCCCCTGGCAGTACGCGCTCGCCTTCGCCGTGCCGTGCCTCGGCGGGCTGGTCGGCTCGCGCATGGCCGGACCGCTCGTGGCCCGCTTCGGGGAGCACCGGGTGCTGGTGACCAGCGGCGTGCTGCGCGTGTGCTGGCCCGTGGGGCTGGCCTTCGTCGGCCCGGGGCCCGGGGGGCTGGTGCTGGTGATGGCCGTCGAGTTCGGACTGATCGCGTCCGTGGGCGTGTACAACCCGGTGTACGCCACCCGGCGGCTGGAGCTGACGCCCGCGGACCGGGTGGCGCGCACGCTGTCGGCCTGGACGGTCAGCGGGAAACTGACGACCGCCGCGCTGACCGCGCTGTGGGGACTGCTGGCCGGCCTGACCGGGACGCGTACGGCCGTCGCGCTCGCGGGCGTGCTGCTCCTGGCGACCCCGCTGCTGCTGCCGCGACAGCCCCACCCGTCGGCTCCCTCCCCGTCCCGGCCCGCCGCCGACGACTGA
- a CDS encoding ArsR/SmtB family transcription factor produces the protein MPGAPPPAPTGDELLKVLSALGNPHRMRIVAALLESRNYVSALARLIGMGRPLLHMHLQRLEAAGLVAGTLEVAEDGKTVKYYDVTPFFYELTPRVVAQAAATLTDTTETDRTAGRSAKEEAK, from the coding sequence ATGCCCGGGGCCCCACCTCCGGCACCGACCGGTGACGAGTTGCTCAAGGTGCTCTCCGCGCTGGGCAATCCGCACCGCATGCGGATCGTCGCGGCGCTCCTGGAGAGCCGGAACTACGTCAGCGCACTGGCCCGCCTGATCGGCATGGGCCGTCCGCTGCTGCACATGCACCTGCAGCGACTGGAGGCCGCGGGCCTGGTCGCCGGCACGCTCGAGGTCGCGGAGGACGGCAAGACGGTGAAGTACTACGACGTCACCCCGTTCTTCTACGAACTCACCCCGCGGGTCGTCGCGCAGGCGGCCGCGACGCTCACCGACACCACCGAGACCGACCGGACCGCCGGCCGGAGTGCGAAAGAGGAAGCGAAGTGA
- a CDS encoding helix-turn-helix transcriptional regulator, translated as MTATEFGRALRLRRDRVSPEAAGLPAGGHRRAAGLRREELALLAGVSVDYVTRLEQGRAANPSAQVVEALVRALRLPAEERAHLFRLAGLAPPGPETVPAYIPPSVHRLLDRLAGTPVAVYDAMWTLLLANPPYAALMGDPSGWHGPERNGVWRNFVGPGSRARYTPGERRSLESALVADLRATAARYPADRRLGRLVAELRARSERFAELWRADAVGRHEAARKTIDHPRVGPVVLDCDVLGVAGSDLRIMVYTAEPDTADAERLALLTVLGTQELVE; from the coding sequence ATGACGGCTACGGAGTTCGGACGGGCGCTGCGGCTGCGCAGGGACCGGGTCTCCCCCGAGGCGGCCGGGCTGCCCGCGGGCGGGCACCGGCGGGCGGCGGGGCTGCGGCGCGAGGAGCTGGCCCTGCTGGCCGGCGTCTCCGTCGACTACGTCACCCGCCTCGAACAGGGCCGGGCGGCCAACCCGTCGGCCCAGGTCGTCGAGGCCCTCGTACGGGCACTGCGGCTGCCGGCCGAGGAGCGCGCGCATCTGTTCCGGCTGGCCGGGCTGGCGCCGCCGGGCCCCGAGACCGTTCCCGCGTACATCCCGCCGAGTGTCCACCGGCTCCTGGACCGGCTGGCCGGCACGCCGGTGGCCGTGTACGACGCGATGTGGACGCTGCTGCTGGCCAACCCGCCCTACGCGGCGCTGATGGGTGATCCGTCCGGGTGGCACGGCCCGGAGCGCAACGGCGTGTGGCGCAACTTCGTCGGGCCGGGCAGCCGGGCCCGGTACACGCCGGGGGAACGCCGGTCCCTGGAGTCGGCGCTCGTCGCGGACCTGCGGGCCACCGCCGCCCGCTATCCCGCCGACCGGCGGCTCGGCCGGCTGGTCGCGGAGTTGCGCGCCCGCAGCGAGCGGTTCGCCGAACTGTGGCGGGCGGACGCGGTCGGCCGGCACGAGGCGGCGCGCAAGACCATCGACCATCCGCGGGTGGGGCCGGTCGTGCTGGACTGCGACGTGCTCGGTGTGGCGGGCAGCGATCTGCGGATCATGGTCTACACGGCCGAACCGGACACCGCCGACGCGGAGCGGCTCGCGCTGCTCACGGTCCTGGGCACCCAGGAGCTGGTGGAGTAG